A stretch of the Rhizobium leguminosarum genome encodes the following:
- the thiO gene encoding glycine oxidase ThiO: MRVLVKGAGVAGLTVARELHARGADVTVFDPHPNFARAASWLAGGMLAPWCERESADEAVLTRGLDAADRWEAILPANVVRNGTLVVASTRDHGELKRFASRTTGYQWVEESDIAALEPMLATRFRHGLFFPREAHLDPRQALRGLKEQLSANGVAFTDADPSEDDFSDIVDCTGAARIGQDRDLRGVRGEMLYLYTEEVTLARPVRLLHPRFPVYVVPRSNGFFMIGATMIETDSDGPITARSLMELLNTAYALHPAFADAAVVETGAGIRPAPPDNFPRVVREGKVVVFNGLYRHGFLLAPTMAAEAADLVFSK; encoded by the coding sequence ATGCGCGTGCTTGTCAAAGGGGCCGGCGTCGCCGGCCTCACCGTCGCCCGGGAATTGCATGCCCGGGGTGCCGATGTCACGGTCTTCGATCCGCACCCGAACTTCGCTCGTGCGGCGTCCTGGCTCGCCGGCGGCATGCTAGCGCCCTGGTGCGAGCGGGAAAGCGCCGACGAGGCCGTGCTGACACGCGGCCTCGATGCCGCCGATCGGTGGGAGGCGATCCTGCCCGCCAACGTCGTCCGCAACGGCACGCTCGTCGTCGCCTCAACGCGCGACCATGGCGAGTTGAAGCGGTTTGCCAGCCGCACGACCGGTTATCAATGGGTTGAAGAGAGCGATATCGCCGCTCTCGAGCCCATGCTCGCCACGCGCTTCAGGCACGGCCTATTCTTCCCACGCGAAGCGCATCTCGACCCGCGTCAGGCGTTGCGCGGATTGAAAGAGCAGCTGTCGGCAAACGGCGTCGCCTTTACCGACGCCGATCCGAGCGAAGACGATTTCTCCGATATCGTTGACTGCACCGGCGCCGCCCGTATCGGACAAGATCGCGACCTGCGCGGCGTCCGTGGGGAGATGCTCTATCTTTACACCGAAGAGGTCACGCTCGCCCGGCCCGTCCGTCTGCTTCATCCGCGCTTTCCCGTCTATGTCGTTCCCCGTAGCAACGGGTTCTTCATGATCGGCGCGACGATGATCGAGACCGATTCCGACGGCCCGATCACCGCACGCTCGCTGATGGAATTGCTGAACACGGCCTACGCGCTGCACCCAGCCTTTGCCGACGCCGCCGTCGTCGAAACCGGCGCCGGCATCCGCCCTGCACCCCCCGACAATTTTCCGCGCGTCGTGCGGGAGGGTAAGGTCGTCGTTTTCAACGGCCTTTATCGCCACGGTTTTCTGCTGGCGCCGACCATGG